CGTAGGCGGTGAAGTCGTAAATCGGCGGATTGACGAGCAGGATTTTCGGTTTCGTTAGCATAAGGGTATTTTAAACATTAAGTCACTAAGACACCAAGGCACAAATTGATTAAGAAATATAACGACAGTAGTCGGTATCCGGCAGGCAGAATTAATCGTTGAGAATTGGATAGGCAAGGGTATAATACCGGGAACATTAATTTTGGCGACAAGAGAATTTTTCGGAGGAATGATTATGAAACGATTTTTGATTTTGCCGATGCTTCTTCTTTTTTTCGGCTGTGATGAAGCACCAAAAATTGAGCCTCCAAAGGAACTTTTGAATCCTTCCAATCCCCAGGAAGCTGTTTTTTTACAGGATATGACGTCAGCAAGTCTTAATGTGCCGGTCACAACATCCGTTTTGCTTGGCAATGGCGTGACAATGGAACTGGTGCTGATACCAGCGGGTGAGTTTTATATGGGTTCGCCAAGTAAAGAGGCATTGAGGGAATCAAGCGAAGGACCGGTGCATCAGGTTAAAATCAGTAAACCATTTTATATGGGCAAGTACGAAGTAACACAACTTCAATATAACGCCCTGATGGGTTATAAAAAATTTAAATTCCGCGGCGACGCAATGCCGGCGGAAAACGTTAACTGGTACGAGGTAAATTCTTTTATAGGCGTACTGTGTAAAGATTACGGCTATAAGTTTCATTTGCCGAGCGAGGCGCAATGGGAATACGCCTGCCGAGCGGGGACGACCACTCCGTTTTATACCGGCGAAACAATAAGTTCGGAACAGGCTAACTATAACAGCGCATATATTTATGGCAAGGGCAGGAACGGCATCAATCCGAAGATGACAAGTCCGGTGGGAAAGTATCCGCCTAATCCGTTCGGCCTGTACGATATGCACGGAAATGTGTGGGAATGGTGCAGTGATTTTTATATGCCTGATTATTATAAAAAAGGAAAATTTACAGACCCACAAGGCCCTGCGACAGCGGGCGGGCACGTTATTCGCGGCGGTTCGTGGAGAGATAAGCCTGAAAGACTGCGGTCGGCAAGCAGAAGCGGAAAAGGAGAAGGGGCTGATAAAAAGTACCTGGGCTTTCGCGTCGCTATGGAAATACCCGAAGGCACCGGCAAGCAAATCGGCTCGGTAATACTGCCATTGAACAAGAAAGTGTCGGAATCGGGAATCGTGGAGAGCACCATCATTCAGGCACAGCAGCCTCAGGAAATAGAAAGCGAGCTTGTGTATGATGAAAATACCCGGCAGGGATATATATCCGTAAAGGGCAAGGGGTTGGAGGCGAGAAACTGGATGCTGAAAAAGATTGAAGAAGTATGTGCATCGAAAAATATCGTACTCGAAGAAGGCAGGAAACCACAGCCAGCGTATTACCGACTGCTGGATGAGACGCTTGCCGACGGAGTTTACACAATAAAATTTGAAGTGATACATTAGGAGAATTTTATGAAAACTTTACTGAATTTTTTGTTTGTTGTTTTGATTTTCGCGTCACTGGGATGCGAGGAAAATTCGAAAGTCAAACTTCGGCCTGACGTTGGAAATGCTTCTTTGGTTGATAACGCGGTGACCCGTCCGATTGCATACGCGGGCAGTGCGCTATTGGGCGAAGGAGTCGAAATCGACGAGGAAGCTACAAAGATAAACGAAAATGGTCTGCTGGAATTGTATATAAAGGGGCACAATAACTCGCAGGAGACAAAGCGATTCTGGTACAGACCCGAATGGATTGATGCCGATGGGATGACAATTGAAAGCAGAACAAGCGTTTGGACCCCGATGTCGGTC
The window above is part of the Phycisphaerae bacterium genome. Proteins encoded here:
- a CDS encoding formylglycine-generating enzyme family protein, yielding MKRFLILPMLLLFFGCDEAPKIEPPKELLNPSNPQEAVFLQDMTSASLNVPVTTSVLLGNGVTMELVLIPAGEFYMGSPSKEALRESSEGPVHQVKISKPFYMGKYEVTQLQYNALMGYKKFKFRGDAMPAENVNWYEVNSFIGVLCKDYGYKFHLPSEAQWEYACRAGTTTPFYTGETISSEQANYNSAYIYGKGRNGINPKMTSPVGKYPPNPFGLYDMHGNVWEWCSDFYMPDYYKKGKFTDPQGPATAGGHVIRGGSWRDKPERLRSASRSGKGEGADKKYLGFRVAMEIPEGTGKQIGSVILPLNKKVSESGIVESTIIQAQQPQEIESELVYDENTRQGYISVKGKGLEARNWMLKKIEEVCASKNIVLEEGRKPQPAYYRLLDETLADGVYTIKFEVIH
- a CDS encoding YcfL family protein, which translates into the protein MKTLLNFLFVVLIFASLGCEENSKVKLRPDVGNASLVDNAVTRPIAYAGSALLGEGVEIDEEATKINENGLLELYIKGHNNSQETKRFWYRPEWIDADGMTIESRTSVWTPMSVRGKSDFTIKVAATAAQAKDVKIDTKKWE